AAGTCatctgttccgttacgggaaccactaaaccaaaattagatatatatttggacgaatcctagggacaACTGATCAGTGTATCCCACCAGAAACCTGTTCCGGAACACAGAGACTAGCCAGGTCTCTGTCACGTTGGACTAAACGGTTCAAATAGAGCGCcgcaaccgacttagcctcttacgcaaatCCGCTGGGCCATTATGGGCCTCTTAAGgaaccatccaatatctgatcggTTTTATCTAGTTTCCAAAACtacttatacctatctcttttaaaataattatatcacaacacactttccaaacctttccaattttattcacaatttagagataggcattttcagaagttacttttccctttaacataatttaaaagaatattttcaaatacaggggatatgtaacttaaaacgttctatTCCACTACGCAAATTAAATCAacagttattcatatatactgaaccgtaaaagatttattcaggggtacttgccttacgAAGCTTTTCAACTAACACTAGCTCGACTTTAAACCGACTTTAACTTTCGAGTCATTTGACTTGAACCTATAGAATTGAAATATCCAAGGTTAGacgaccagttatgcttgacatatcctcgctaaacACTTAATGCTAACAATAACAATTATCGACTCGTACTTATATGTACTAATATAGTACACATAACAATCAggttttatttaatatttatttacaaATATACACGCTCAACTAGTATTCTCgtaaaatattttcagaaaatttggACAATGGCTCCTCTATTTAGTGGACTACCCGTCAAAACATAATCGACGTCCGATTCCCAACAAATAACAAGTTTCAATTCACGTCTCCATACGACTCGTAACATAAATACTTATTTACATTTTGAAAATAATCtatacgaatcattttatttgttttatatatttaggACCCAGATAAAAATCAttaccgtcggctcgccgaggctcatcacTGATGGCGGAAAAATTTTACGGGTACGCGattaaatttcgggtttccaacgcaaaaatTCCACCGATTACTACAAATAAAGCCAATCACACGAAATTATTTATATCAAGAATAGTAGTCATAATTCCCTgcaatttaataaaataatacgAATTAAATTCAGTTTAATCGAACCAACAAAGCCAACAATAACAACAGAAACACAGCCACACACATGCGCATCGCGTGCAGCGGCACACACCAACACAACTCGCCATAACACCCCTCACCGGAAACGGAAAAAGGAAGGCGGCGACAAGAAAGATAAAAAGGGCAGCACAGAAATAACAATTAATTGCATACACGTATACAcacatgtatatatgtatatacatacaaTAACAGGAAGGAAACCAAAGCAAACGAGCGACGACCACTCACCAGAAAAACGAACCGGAAAATGAACATGGCGGTGAAACAGAGAACAAAGGAGGAGAGTGGAGAAGAACAGCAGGGAAGAAAAAGGAGGAAAAAAAGAATGGAGAGAGAGAAAAGATTATGTGATAGTGAGAGACCAGAGAGATTAAGAGAGATTGAGAGATTAAATTAGGAAGAAATAAAATCAAGACTGATTAATTCAGGAGATGCAGCCACGAAGCAATGATAAATGATACGTGTTAATTTCTTTTTATAGAAATTTAACATGTGTCCTGATACTCCCCTTAACCGAATTTTCTGACTCGATTTTCCTAATAAAATGAATCAAGTTACGAGTGAAAATAACTCAAAAAATTCCCGAAACActttaaaaattttcaaaatattcagctactaataaaataaagttttcgtaatttttaaaaaCTTTTTTTGAATCGCGCAATATACCCCATTAACGATTTAGCGAACAAATGTGCGGATggatttaatcccaaaaatttccaaaataattttaaaattctcaaaatattatagacttcataaaatatgagttttgtaatttttaaagCACCTAggaattaaatactgaatttacaaataaatgcaatcagaaaatcatttaaggataaataattaatgaaatattgatttctaaattttataaaatcctaaaaataattattgattataaaaccataaaaacaattttagagacaatccaaatgtgtatgaaaataaatctgcaataaaacaacttttaaaagtaaaaaaaaaaataatgttactcaataattaattatacaaatattcCCTGTACACCAACAATCAAACATAAATATTAACATGACAATACGCAGCTGTCAGAACCAATacgcatattttatttatttaatccatcaataattacacatttaaataatacaaaaatatacgagtcgttatatctttcccccttaaaaatattttgtcatcagaatcttaactaattaaacaagtgaggatatttgtcaagcatctgactctaactccaaagtagactcttctactcgaggatttctccaaagtactttgaCTATTGGAATAGACTTATTTCAAAGGACTCGTTCTTTACAATCTAGGATTTGGATTGGTCACTCGacgtaggacaaatctggctaAAGCTCGATTGGTTCATACTCAATTACTTGATTCGAATCTGGGATATACCTCTTCAACATCGATGCATGGAACACGTTATGGATATGTTGCAGCTGTAGGGGCAATGCCAATTCATAGGAAACCTTACCTACCTTTCTCAATACCTCGAACGGCCCGATATACCTAGGGCTTAGCTtgcctttctttccaaatctaatCAATCCTTTCCAAGTTGAGACTTTCAACAATACTAGTGATCCTGTTTCTATATCCATATCCTTTCGATGCAAGTCTGCATTCTTTTTCTATCTATCCTGAGCTGCTTCTAATCTTTTCCGTATCAATACTACCGCATCCTTGGTTTGCTGAActaactcaggacctaacaattTCTTatctcccacttcatcccaatagAGTGGGGATCTACACTTCCGTCCATATAAGtcttcataaggtggcattcctatactggcatgataattgttattataggagaactcaataaatatcaggtgatcatcccagtttcctttgaaatccaaagcacaaaccctcaacatatcttctatggTTTGAATGGTTCTCCCACTCTGACCGTCTGTCTGAGGATGGTAAGtggtactcattttcaacttagttcccaaatatTCCTGGAAATTTGTCCAAAACCCCGAGTTAAACCtgggatctcgatccgatataGTTGAGACAGGGACTCCATGATTGGTCataatttcatccaaatacagcTTGACTAGCTTATCCAAACAATACCTTTCGTTAATCGGGAGGAAATGTACAAACTTCGTCAACCTATtaataattacccaaatagcgtcatgATTCAATTTCGTCTTTGGTAGTCCCACTACAAAATACATCGcaatttcttcccatttccactgtggaataTCTAAGggttgtagcaatccacttggtctttgatgttctacCTTTACTGTTTGACAAGTGTGGCATTTACTAACCCAATTTGCaacttctttcttcatttctagCCACCAGAAATTCTATTTCAAATCatgatacatcttggtactcccaggatgaatagaaaacctagaattatgggcttctcgaaaaatttcattcttcagctcagTCACATTGGGGATCCatattcttgaggaaaacctaaACATGCCTTTgctatccttttgagtacaaacTTCTTCCCCAGTCAAAATATCCAAACCTTGATTCATAACCTCTTTTGAAACTTCTAATTCTTTCcatcaattctggctgaaaagtgaTTTCATACAATTGCTCCTTATTACCTTTTGGCACTCAAACTTTAATTTTCAGCTTTTCCAACTCCTTTGCTATTTCTTTAACAATCCTAATCGCATTCCATCTTTCCTTCCTGCTCAAGGCATCTGCTACTACATTAGCTTTGCCTGGGTAAAAGTTAATggaacaatcgtaatccttaatcagttccaatcatcttcgttgtctcatattTAAGTCCTTCTAGGTTAATATGTactttaaaattttcaaaaaagcATCACTTTAGATCACGAAATTTCATGTTTCATCTGGCAATGCTAGCACTGGTCCTGTCACTAATCTCTTTTTCAACTCCTAGAAACTCTCTTCGCATTTCTCAATCCAAaaaaacttttcattcttcctgGTCAGCTTGGTCAATGGAGTCGTAATCTTGCAAAGTTTTTTTACAAATCTTTtataataacctgctaatccaagaaaacttttAAATTCTGTCggggtctttggttgttcccatCTGGATGTAGTCTTAATCTTTACAGGATCCACTTTGATAGCATCCTTACCTACTATATgacccaaaaattgaacttcatccaaccaaaattcacattttgaaaacttAGTGTACAACTGCCCCTTTCTCAGCTTTTGTAGAGCAATCCTCAGATGTTCAGCATGGTCATCTTTAGTCTttgagtagatgaggatgtcatcaataaatacaataacaaacttatccaagtacaCCTTATACACCcagttcattaaatccatgaaagcagctagtgcattggtcaatccaaatgacatcaccaagaactcataatgtccatatctggttctaaatggGTCTTTGGTATGTCCTCAGGCTAGATCCTCAGCTTatgatagcccgatcttaaatcaatcttcgaGAAACAGCATGTTCctttaagctggtcaaacaagtcatcaatcctgggtaggggatactgattttgatggttaacttatttaactcccgataatcaatacacaatctcatgcttccgtctttttttttcacaaataacactggtgcacccaatagggatacacttggcctaacTACTCCTTTATCCAGaagttcctgaagttgtttagctagATCCTTCATTTCCACTTgggccatacgatagggagcctttgaaactggttctgctccagGAACTTAATCAATAGAAAACTCGATCTCATGATCTGGTGGCAATCCTGGCAACTCATCTCGAAAAATATCTGGAAATTCCCTAACTATTAGAATCTCGTCCAGATTAGGTGCATCTTTCTCAGTGTCTACAATATGGGCTAAGTAGGTTTCGCATCCTTGTCTCAATATTTTCTTTGCTTTCAGTATCAAAAGAAATTTCTTTTCCTGTTTCTGTCCTTGATTATTTATCCTGACATTATTCTCGGTATACATCACAAAATTCCTTTTCTTACAATCAGTATTTTCCTTATGCtgggataaccaatccattccaaGAATCAGATCAAACTCCCTtaactcgaagggtattaggtCCGCTGAAAAAGAATGCTCGTGGATTTCTAATTTACATTTAGGAGAAAATTGGCTCACTAAAACCCTATCCtgattagccacttctatggtcaaggGCCCAATTAAGTCTTCCAACATTAAATCCATTTTACTCACACATTCTTTCGATATAAAGGACTTAGATGCTCATGAATCAAACAAAACTTTAACAGATACAAAATTAGGAGAAAGTGTACCTGCAACTACATCCGAGTCCTGAGCATTGGATCTCTTGGTCATCTTGAAGATTCTGGCTCGAGCTGTGCTGGTCACTGGTCCTTGGGATGCACTGCCTCCAACGCTGCCTTGAGTAGTGACCTTACAATTTTTGGAAATATGTCCAACCTTACCATACTTAAAGCAAGTAACTCGAGGATTCCCTGAACTGCACTCCGACGCGTAATGGCCTTTTTGATCATATTTGAAACATTGGACGTCCTTTCTGCATTGACCACTATGCCTCTTGCCACACAACTTACATTCCACTATTGGCTTGACTGGCTGGGCTGGAGTAGAATTAATTGAGGTGGCACTTGGCCTTATCTGGGGAAAACCTTGCCTTCTGAATCTCTTGTTCCTATTTCGGCCAAACCACTTCGGAAACTTCTGACTGGATTCTTCTTGATCCTCCTTGTCAGTAACGCtttcaaactttctcttcttgTCACCCTTTTCCTTGACGGCCAACTTCTCATCACTCTCAATTACTAGGGCGGCCTGAACTACAAAAGGGTACGTCctgagttgcaatgccacaactccacTACGAACTTCAGgattcaatccttgttgaaaccttcttgctttctaAATCTCCGTACTCACATATCCAGGAGCTAATTGGGCCAATTCCAtgaacttggcctcatattccgACACACTCTTtttaatctgttttaattccagaAACTCAACTTCCAACTGATTCTATAGACAATCTGGAAAAAACTTCTCCAAGAATAACTCTGTGAACCTGGTCCAAGAAACAGGACCCTCTCCTTCAAAAACACAAGTCAATAATTCGCTTCACCCTTAAGAAAATAGATCGCATAATCCGTTTTAGAATCATCACTAACTTGAATGAGGgtaaaagccttttccatttccttaagccaaatTTTGGCAGCAACATGGTCTAATTCGCCCAAAAACTCTAAGGGTTTGACAGACTTGAAGGATTTGAAACTAACGGTTTGGTTCCGCTCTCTTTGTTGGCGTTGCTGCTGAAACTGAATCTattgttgttggatttgttggtgTTGTTATTGTatgaattgttgttgttgttgctgctgttacaGAAATTGATGTTGCTGCTTGCCAGAATTGTTCTTGTTGttgagccatctgattagactgttggcgcagcaaatctagCAATTCACCCATAGTTGGGCCCCCAATAGAGTCTCTACTAGAGGAATTGGACGGGATATTCTTCATAGGTGGtattctcctgaaacataacaaaAAGTTTAATATGAAAAATTTTCCCCCGGGTAGAAACATTTATATGTCAGGGGAACAGTGCCACAATAAAATATTCCCATCCTTATTTAATTGGGGTCCACCGCGATGCATGGCTAAATTTAACAAAACcagcaacaaatacaacaataatAACAGTGCAAAAGTCTTATAAAAACTAACAACAACTTTTATTTAAAGTAACTACAATACAACAGCAGTGCAAATATCCAACTATACAGCTACAGTACAATGCTGATAATAAAACTGAGTTCACATAAAAATTGGTTTTCATAACATCCTTCCCCTAATACATGCCACAACGACATAATGTACATATAGAACAACTACAAAACTCCTGATGAACCAACTCTAAGCTCTGTCCATCACTGTTGCAACTCTGCTCTAGCAGCTACCACTGCCACTGCCCCCAATCGATCCTAACTCGAACACCAACCATTTAACCAGGTCCTGGTACTAAATTTCCCTACACTCAGAGCTAATAAAAGGGTCAATAGACCTAGCTCGCTCAACAACAGTCTGAGTCAAAGTCCTCAATCTGGTCTGGATATCGGGTGAGGGGATAAGGATACCCTGaaagtgtgacggcctcaaccccagaGTCATGAGTTGACATCATCCCCAACACAACAAGTaacataataaaatttatattaatgATAAAACATAAACATGACCcctcttgtaacacccccagatccggggtcggggatccgggtcgtcacggtctttctttccacaatatcacttcacttagttaataataataaccttatgctgtgaccccacactaacacacaccacaacccgttatagtctcagagatgaaatttaaataagtacaagtctttgaatccacaatttaaaagttattacaacccaaaatgattacttgataaatttacaattaattgccattatctgccacaagttataattatacataattgattctcaaaagtagatggtctaatctacaatagatctacctctgcagctatagtagctacaacatcaacgggaagacgcgggacgcttcccacgcgcttgcgctgggtctgctggagtctggccatctttcctaactgttgttgtgtgatgaaagaagaaagcaagggtgagcagcaagcccaccaaaataatatgtataatgatttacaatatatgagcctactcataatactcatgaaagtcttggtcaaaagaaatgaaccaagtttgatatcttaatgcgatgaagtcgcaaaatattcagtatatatacatatatacttttcaaaatattggaagtcctcttccatgcataatatacacaaagtcccagtgtataactgtatataaaaatatcgttgcaaggtgatctcatatatctaaccttgtctcaacgtttttctgaaaatctttgtcatttataagacaattattaattagatataagtttaaaagatgaagttacaagataccccaatatacttatatctttcccaaatactacttgaactaccaccgttcaagttataattagcttcaaaagttcatcacatagatgagactataaggcaagatttgaatagattaaatctttaaaatattatcaaaataaaatgaagttacgagatacttcatttgatgtaaacatcattttgaaaacttgaccctgccaacactcaacaatcgcccaaccgtagcctttctatcgaagtgctctaggtagtgttgcagaaattatccaattggatgatgaactcattacgggagtttgccgcgccaggaagaccacttacgatgatcagtcgtagtagtacaaccccaccattttctacatgtagaggagaacctgtcggatttacttgtcaaccgaacactgaactcctaaggaatggaccgccttagcggaacttccaggccatttgggccaatataataaggctgggccggcgctactcgaccacttacgccactcctagttcagatgaaatccatgactctgaaacgtaaagctcgtttccccctttccccaagtagaaacttgttgatacggttccaccaagaagtcgtacctagttggaaaggaaaactcaccgatatttcccaggcgatgcctgttaatggattaacttgttccaagaattttacttcccgaatattgggtaagtaatcaaaaactcttctaccaagacagcaaccttgttgcgaatataaaacacaccaccgagccggatcccccaggttttgagcgagtatttaaatcccctttttaaaaggaagatcttaaatataaaaatagttttgggatccgctctaacttttgaaaatcattttaaagactcgaaaacactttaaagagtgtttggagtaaaactgatttaatgaagtaaatcagtccccagaatatttagaaaatgtctgaatattattatttaaataatattcccataaaaaaataatctttataaaataattgaagtagaagtattaaaacttatacttgaaacgaatagcaaataatcaaagatatacttatacgaaagtaatatctttatttgaataatcaaaaataagtttgattatcgacgccttattctttaataaaataaagaatatatctcagcaaataatcggagtcatagatcctcaaatgaatattcaaataatattcaataaataaaataagctgagtcataatacctcgaatgaatattataaataatattcattaaataaaataaaggagtcatacatcctcaaatgaatattcaaataatattcaataaataatgtaaaggagtcatacgccttcgaataatattcgaaataatattcaataataaaataaagttaaagttatcgaataaaccttattcgattaatagttttaaaaactatatccatatatatatatatataaatatatatatatatatatatatatatatatatatatatatatatactcgggaacatcgactcccggtttagaaatatgttcaccttttatcccctatactaagggtatacgcaactacttgcttatttctagcatagttattatgcaactataagcattgaaatcaacagatagataaccagattacgaaacagacatgcatatataccatattagcatgctccaatatatcgcaaaatttgctaataacaatcatgcaatatcacaagataatgcatatacatatatttacatcacaacaacagtataacgggtagaaaacttgcctgagcgactggggttacgaatggctcgggacgagtctggtaacctataaacaacaagtaagttggaattaaaccaaagtcacttctaaatctatactttaactaacttagactctaacgcttgttttgcgctcactgattcgcttaagccactcgggtaccctcggctccaccatttttaataatttaacctttacgagttttaaagcgattccttcgcgagtgtcttaccaactgcctaacacacttaccataaatgtttcatgcattaattaacccttttcggtctttaacctatgtttcaaa
The sequence above is drawn from the Apium graveolens cultivar Ventura chromosome 2, ASM990537v1, whole genome shotgun sequence genome and encodes:
- the LOC141695727 gene encoding uncharacterized protein LOC141695727 gives rise to the protein MDLMLEDLIGPLTIEVANQDRVLVSQFSPKCKLEIHEHSFSADLIPFELREFDLILGMDWLSQHKENTDCKKRNFVMYTENNVRINNQGQKQEKKFLLILKAKKILRQGCETYLAHIVDTEKDAPNLDEILIVREFPDIFRDELPGLPPDHEIEFSID